A genomic window from Vitis riparia cultivar Riparia Gloire de Montpellier isolate 1030 chromosome 18, EGFV_Vit.rip_1.0, whole genome shotgun sequence includes:
- the LOC117907235 gene encoding laccase-14-like yields MWLITKMKLLQILVFLLFGGGIHCQASVHRHTFVVKEALYTRLCNTKNILTVNGQFPGPTIYAKKGEIIIVDIYNRGKENVTIHWHGVKMPRYPWTDGPEYITQCPIQPGSKFSQKIILSSEEGTLWWHAHSDWTRATVHGAIIVYPKNGTKYPFPKPNVEVPIILGEWWKSDVNAVRDEGLATGADPNISDAFLINGQPGDLHPCSKSGTFKLTVDHGKTYLLRIINAALQEALFFSIAKHKMIVVGTDGSYTKPLTRDYIIISPGQTFDVILEANQRPNHYYMAARVYSVAPLGNYDNTTTTAIVQYRGYYTSSSPPSLPHLPRYNDTNASVHFTGRLRSLGDAKHPCNVPLSMSTKLIYIISMNTFPCADNSCTGPNGTKFSASINNISFQSPRIDILKAYYYNISGVYGDKFPSIPKMVYDFTSEYPPLEYQMSRKGTEVRVLEYNSTVEIVFQGTNLVAGTHHPMHLHGYDFYVVGWGFGNFDKNKDPLRYNLVDPPIQNTIFVPTNGWVAVRFKASNPGVWFMHCHLERHLTWGMDTVFIVKNGKHPEAQMLPPPSDMPPC; encoded by the exons ATGTGGTTGATcacaaagatgaaactcttGCAAATTTTAGTGTTCCTGCTTTTTGGTGGTGGAATCCATTGCCAAGCTTCAGTACATCGGCATACTTTTGTG GTGAAGGAAGCTTTATATACAAGGCTTTGTAACACCAAGAACATCTTAACAGTAAATGGACAATTTCCGGGACCAACTATATATGCTAAGAAAGGAGAGATTATCATTGTCGACATTTATAACAGGGGAAAAGAAAACGTCACCATTCATTG GCATGGGGTGAAAATGCCCAGATATCCATGGACGGATGGTCCTGAGTATATCACACAATGCCCAATTCAACCAGGGTCAAAGTTTAGCCAGAAGATCATCCTTTCCTCTGAGGAAGGCACTCTATGGTGGCATGCTCATAGTGATTGGACCCGAGCCACCGTTCATGGAGCTATAATCGTCTATCCTAAGAATGGAACCAAGTATCCTTTTCCCAAACCTAATGTAGAAGTTCCCATCATATTAG GAGAATGGTGGAAGAGTGATGTGAATGCGGTTCGAGATGAAGGGCTTGCAACCGGAGCTGACCCCAATATCTCTGATGCTTTCTTGATAAATGGACAACCTGGTGATCTACATCCATGCTCAAAATCAG GCACATTCAAGCTAACTGTGGATCATGGCAAGACCTATCTGCTTCGCATAATCAATGCTGCCTTGCAGGAGgctctcttcttctccattgcCAAGCATAAAATGATAGTGGTTGGAACAGATGGTAGCTACACGAAACCATTGACACGAGATTATATCATAATATCACCTGGCCAAACCTTCGATGTCATATTAGAAGCTAACCAACGCCCGAATCACTATTACATGGCGGCTAGAGTTTATTCCGTTGCTCCGCTAGGTAATTATGATAACACAACCACCACAGCTATTGTACAGTACAGGGGATACTACACTTCATCTTCACCTCCCTCCTTGCCTCATCTTCCTAGatacaatgacacaaatgcaTCGGTTCACTTCACCGGCCGCCTCCGAAGCTTAGGGGATGCGAAACATCCTTGTAATGTCCCATTGAGCATGAGCACTAAATTGATTTACATCATTTCTATGAACACATTCCCATGCGCTGATAATTCATGTACAGGGCCCAATGGGACGAAATTCTCCGCAAGTATAAACAACATAAGCTTCCAATCCCCTAGAATTGACATACTGAAAGCTTACTATTATAACATCAGTGGTGTATATGGAGATAAATTTCCTAGCATTCCAAAAATGGTGTACGATTTTACATCTGAGTATCCTCCATTGGAGTATCAGATGTCGAGAAAGGGAACAGAAGTAAGGGTGCTTGAGTATAACTCTACAGTGGAGATTGTTTTTCAAGGGACAAACTTGGTTGCAGGGACACACCACCccatgcatctccatggatacgATTTCTATGTTGTTGGATGGGGATTTGGGAATTTCGATAAAAATAAGGACCCTTTACGCTATAATCTGGTGGATCCTCCTATTCAGAATACCATCTTTGTTCCTACGAATGGTTGGGTTGCAGTTAGATTCAAGGCGTCTAACCCTG GAGTGTGGTTCATGCACTGCCATTTAGAGCGCCATCTGACTTGGGGCATGGACACTGTATTCATAGTGAAAAATGGTAAACACCCAGAAGCTCAAATGCTGCCTCCTCCATCGGACATGCCACCATGTTGA
- the LOC117907236 gene encoding laccase-14-like, with protein MWLIMKVFLLQILAFLLFGGGIHCQASTHRHTFVVREALYTRLCSTKNILTVNGRFPGPTIYAKKGETIIVDVYNRGKENVTIHWHGVTMPRYPWTDGPEYITQCPIPPGSKFSQKIILSFEEGTLWWHAHSDWTRATVHGAIIVYPKNGAKYPFPKPNAEVPIILGEWWKSDVNAVINEALVTGVDPNVSDSFLINGQPGDLHPCSKSDTFKLTVDHGKTYLLRIINAALQEVLFFSIAKHKMTVVGTDGSYTKPLTRDYIIISPGQTFDVLLEANQRPDHYYMAARVYSIAPVGNYDNTTTTAIVQYRGYYTPSSPPSLPHLPGYNDTNASIHFTGSLRSLGDAEHPCNVPLSMDTKLIYTISMNMLPCVDNSCAGPNGTRFAASINNISFQSPRIDILKAYYYNISGVYGDKFPSVPQVVFDFTSEYPPLKYETSRNGTEVRMLEYNSTVEIVFQGTNLVAGTHHPMHLHGYSFYVVGWGLGNFDKNKDPLRYNLVDPPLQNTIAVLKNGWTAIRFKASNPGVWFMHCHLDRHQTWGMETAFIVKNGRHLEAQMLPPPSDMPPC; from the exons ATGTGGCTGATCATGAAGGTTTTCCTCCTGCAAATTTTAGCGTTTCTGCTTTTTGGTGGTGGCATCCATTGTCAAGCTTCAACACATCGGCATACTTTTGTG GTGAGGGAAGCTTTATATACAAGGCTTTGTAGCACCAAGAATATCTTAACAGTAAATGGACGATTTCCGGGACCAACCATATATGCTAAGAAAGGAGAGACTATCATTGTCGACGTTTATAATAGGGGAAAAGAAAACGTCACCATTCATTG GCATGGAGTGACGATGCCTAGATATCCATGGACAGATGGTCCTGAGTATATCACACAATGCCCAATTCCACCAGGGTCAAAGTTTAGCCAGAAGATCATCCTTTCCTTTGAGGAAGGGACTCTATGGTGGCATGCTCACAGTGATTGGACTCGAGCCACTGTTCATGGAGCTATAATCGTTTATCCCAAAAATGGAGCCAAATATCCTTTTCCCAAACCTAATGCAGAAGTTCCCATCATATTAG GAGAATGGTGGAAGAGTGATGTGAATGCAGTTATAAATGAAGCGCTTGTAACTGGAGTTGACCCCAATGTCTCCGATTCTTTCTTAATAAATGGACAACCCGGTGATCTACATCCATGCTCAAAATCAG ACACATTCAAGCTAACGGTGGATCATGGAAAAACATATCTACTTCGCATAATCAATGCTGCCTTGCAGGAGGTACTCTTCTTCTCCATTGCCAAGCATAAAATGACAGTGGTTGGAACAGATGGTAGCTACACGAAACCATTGACACGAGATTATATCATAATATCACCTGGCCAAACCTTCGATGTCTTATTAGAAGCTAACCAACGCCCGGATCACTATTACATGGCAGCTAGAGTTTATTCCATTGCCCCAGTAGGTAATTATGATAACACAACCACCACAGCTATTGTACAGTACAGGGGATACTACACTCCATCTTCACCTCCCTCCTTGCCTCATCTTCCTGGatacaatgacacaaatgcaTCGATTCACTTCACGGGTAGCCTCCGAAGCTTAGGGGATGCGGAACATCCTTGCAATGTCCCATTGAGCATGGACACTAAATTGATTTACACTATCTCTATGAACATGTTGCCATGCGTCGATAATTCATGTGCAGGGCCCAATGGGACGCGGTTCGCCGCAAGTATAAACAACATAAGCTTTCAATCCCCTAGAATTGACATACTGAAAGCTTATTATTATAACATCAGTGGTGTATATGGAGATAAATTTCCTAGCGTTCCACAAGTGGTGTTCGATTTTACATCTGAGTATCCTCCATTGAAGTATGAGACGTCGAGAAATGGAACAGAAGTAAGGATGCTCGAGTATAACTCCACAGTGGAGATTGTTTTTCAAGGGACAAACTTGGTTGCAGGGACACACCACCccatgcatctccatggatacaGTTTCTATGTTGTTGGATGGGGACTTGGAAATTTCGATAAAAATAAAGACCCTTTGCGCTATAATCTGGTGGATCCTCCTCTTCAGAATACCATCGCTGTTCTTAAGAATGGTTGGACTGCAATCAGATTCAAGGCATCCAACCCTG GAGTGTGGTTCATGCACTGCCATTTAGACCGCCATCAAACTTGGGGCATGGAGACTGCATTCATAGTGAAAAATGGTAGACACCTAGAAGCTCAAATGTTGCCTCCACCATCCGACATGCCACCATGTTGA